In Macrobrachium rosenbergii isolate ZJJX-2024 chromosome 19, ASM4041242v1, whole genome shotgun sequence, the following are encoded in one genomic region:
- the LOC136848514 gene encoding inactive ubiquitin carboxyl-terminal hydrolase MINDY-4B-like, which translates to MSSSFEEFHNTVSKIITTKNTIYAFGRITKYGPDEFCSTCLPTETAEEGGECVCESKQPRKIREVPRPPAIEPKTPAQEEDEEWEEANDDDDDSSDDDSSGSDDDCEVDGDGGGGGKSDGDGGRRKVTKKPLQVKSFSKIRSFKKVVRRVVQTQSVIQTVENNVGRNKVIVASKSKGLSKVPVTGGSPISEEIAIELRRRVFGSAELIGSSLGEWMGVPFCFQGGQKQGCSCLLKMKRAVTKGFLMCVQGYILKHILFNRNVKVKEKQRLLLTTSMNSDSLKCKLSVAARAQEESLAVALTDFLWKAGERRSAVVCLCGDNFNVNSSEHYQSDGCTERIQIFQFRKQEDLYSCIKTYLYEFFCEEGNGILLALYSLVLSRGFDRLKEDLEGDKDLTLVQISGNIHPCVANLMIAGRATKHLHNGIIFEGSTQRAAKMRTGVLSRCEIGLLVGSTADGESSEVGSRLKTPSLPLWVTRCNGHSYGILFSPNRELIRNYHAEKTFDIYYYSCSGGQITPTFLTVDTREQPVREEAGPPVLENVIRTKWHDAYIDWHGSTPYF; encoded by the exons ATGTCGTCGTCCTTCGAGGAATTCCACAACACTGTATCGAAAATTATAACGACGAAGAACACTATTTACGCCTTCGGACGAATCACGA AGTATGGACCAGACGAGTTTTGTTCAACTTGCTTGCCTACagaaactgcagaagaaggaggagaatgcgTCTGCGAGAGCAAACAACCTCGCAAGATTCGCGAAGTTCCTCGTCCTCCAGCCATTGAGCCTAAGACTCCAGCTCAAGAGGAGGACGAAGAATGGGAAGAGGccaatgacgatgatgatgattccaGCGACgatgacagcagtggcagtgacGACGATTGCGAGGTTGATGGTGACGGCGGTGGCGGTGGGAAAAGCGATGGCGACGGCGGACGCCGGAAGGTCACGAAGAAGCCGCTGCAAGTGAAATCTTTTTCTAAAATACGCAGCTTCAAGAAGGTCGTCAGGAGAGTGGTTCAGACGCAGTCAGTGATTCAGACGGTGGAGAACAACGTAGGGAGGA ACAAAGTTATCGTTGCTTCAAAGAGCAAGGGACTGTCTAAGGTCCCTGTGACAGGAGGCAGCCCGATTTCTGAAGAGATTGccatt GAGCTTCGACGTCGGGTCTTCGGCAGTGCCGAGCTGATCGGATCGTCGCTGGGGGAGTGGATGGGCGTCCCCTTCTGCTTCCAGGGGGGCCAGAAGCAAGGGTGCTCTTGCCTGCTGAAGATGAAGAGGGCAGTCACGAAGGGATTCCTGATGTGCGTCCAAGGGTACATCCTGAAGCACATCCTCTTCAACAGGAACGTCAAAGTCAAAGAGAAACAGAGACTTCTCCTCACGACTTCCATGAATTCCGATTCTCTCAAGTG CAAACTCTCTGTGGCAGCCAGAGCTCAGGAGGAATCTCTGGCTGTGGCTCTGACCGATTTCCTCTGGAAAGCTGGAGAGAGGAGGTCGGCCGTCGTCTGTCTGTGTGGAGACAATTTTAACGTCAACTCTTCAGAACATTATCAGTCTGACGGATGCACAGAAAGG ATCCAGATCTTCCAATTTCGTAAACAAGAGGATCTCTACTCCTGCATTAAGACGTACCTTTACGAG TTCTTTTGTGAGGAGGGAAATGGAATTCTACTGGCGCTTTACAGTCTGGTTTTATCTAGAGGTTTTGATAG GTTAAAAGAGGATCTGGAGGGAGACAAAGACCTCACCTTGGTCCAGATTTCGGGGAATATTCATCCCTGTGTGGCGAACCTCATGATTGCGGGAAGGGCCACAAAACATTTGCACAACGGAATCATCTTCGAGGGAAGCACGCAACGAGCG GCCAAGATGAGGACGGGAGTTCTATCCAGGTGCGAGATCGGGCTGCTCGTCGGGTCAACGGCAGACGGCGAGAGCTCCGAAGTCGGATCGCGGCTGAAGACGCCCTCTCTCCCGCTGTGGGTCACCAGATGCAACGGCCACAGCTACGGAATCCTCTTCAGTCCGAACAGGGAGCTCATCAGGAACTATCACGCAGAGAAGAC ATTCGACATCTATTATTACTCGTGCAGCGGAGGACAGATCACGCCCACTTTCCTTACTGTGGACACGAGGGAACAGCCAGTGAGGGAGGAGGCTGGCCCTCCGGTGCTTGAAAACGTCATCAGGACAAA ATGGCACGATGCTTACATAGACTGGCACGGGTCTACGCCTTATTTTTAG